A window from Brachyhypopomus gauderio isolate BG-103 chromosome 6, BGAUD_0.2, whole genome shotgun sequence encodes these proteins:
- the mrps21 gene encoding small ribosomal subunit protein bS21m isoform X2 → MNTRKMANHLRFVARTVMVQDGNIDAAYKALNRVLTLDGIIETVKRGRYYEKPCRRRQRENYENCKRIYQMEMARKISFISRKNRQDPWLGC, encoded by the exons ATGAACACGAGGAAAATGGCGAACCACCTACGCTTCGTCGCACGGACAGTAATGGTTCAGGATGGAAATATTGATGCTGCGTATAAAGCTCTCAATAG GGTGTTGACATTAGACGGCATCATCGAGACGGTGAAACGTGGACGCTACTATGAGAAGCCGTGCAGgcgcagacagagggagaattATGAGAACTGCAAGAGGATCTACCAAATGGAGATGGCCCGCAAGATCTCCTTCATATCCAGGAAAAATAGGCAAGACCCATGGCTGGGGTGTTAG